In Mercurialis annua linkage group LG5, ddMerAnnu1.2, whole genome shotgun sequence, a single genomic region encodes these proteins:
- the LOC126682970 gene encoding uncharacterized protein LOC126682970 isoform X2, translating to MSLLSNSRIASYSSSSSLPLYLFSNNKVGSLNIKKKNTTDQKMRPLRVSSDDDVPFPRDYDELLAQAKKATQLAFIDGKQLMEIEFPTAGLQSVPGDGEGGIEMTESMQFIRRFCDRFVIPEKASRTRVFFPEANEVEFARESVFEGSSLKLDYLTKPSFFEDFGFVEKVKMTDRVKQEDELFLVAYPYFNVNEMLVVEELYKDAVVNTTRKLIIFNGELDRIRSGYYPPFFYPKLAALLKTLFPVMETVYYIHNFKGLKGGTLFRTMESYKKSKEWKYMCASAGSYAIS from the exons ATGTCCCTGTTATCCAACAGTAGAATTGCCtcctattcttcttcttcttctctgccATTGTATTTATTCTCAAATAATAAG GTTGGTAGCTTAAacataaagaagaaaaatacaACTGACCAAAAAATGAGGCCATTGAGAGTCTCAAGTGATGATGATGTGCCTTTTCCCCGTGATTACGATGAGTTACTTGCCCAA GCCAAAAAAGCAACTCAATTGGCTTTCATAGACGGTAAACAACTCATG GAGATTGAATTCCCCACTGCTGGACTTCAATCTGTACCAGGTGATGGTGAAGGTGGCATAGAAATGACTGAGAGCATGCAGTTCATTCGTCGGTTTTGTGATCGCTTTGTGATTCCTGAGAAAGCTTCACGAACCCGAGTT TTTTTCCCTGAGGCAAATGAAGTTGAATTTGCAAGAGAATCCGTCTTTGAAGGATCTTCACTTAAGTTGGATTATTTAACAAAGCCGTCGTTTTTTGAGGATTTTGGTTTTGTCGAGAAAGTGAAAATGACGGATCGGGTGAAGCAAGAAGATGAACTGTTTCTTGTCGCCTACCCGTATTTTAACGTCAATG AAATGCTTGTGGTGGAAGAGCTCTACAAAGATGCTGTTGTCAACACAACAAGAAAACTCATTATTTTCAATGGAGAACTTGACCGTATAAGATCGGGCT ATTATCCACCATTTTTCTATCCTAAGCTGGCCGCTCTTTTGAAGACGCTCTTTCCGGTGATGGAGACTGTGTATTACATTCACAACTTCAAGGGACTCAAAGGAGGAACTCTTTTCAG GACCATGGAAAGTtataagaaaagtaaagaatGGAAGTATATGTGTGCATCAGCAGGAAGTTATGCCATCTCTTAA
- the LOC126682970 gene encoding protein LPA3 isoform X1: protein MSLLSNSRIASYSSSSSLPLYLFSNNKVGSLNIKKKNTTDQKMRPLRVSSDDDVPFPRDYDELLAQAKKATQLAFIDGKQLMEIEFPTAGLQSVPGDGEGGIEMTESMQFIRRFCDRFVIPEKASRTRVFFPEANEVEFARESVFEGSSLKLDYLTKPSFFEDFGFVEKVKMTDRVKQEDELFLVAYPYFNVNEMLVVEELYKDAVVNTTRKLIIFNGELDRIRSGYYPPFFYPKLAALLKTLFPVMETVYYIHNFKGLKGGTLFRCYPGPWKVIRKVKNGSICVHQQEVMPSLKEVALNILPSA from the exons ATGTCCCTGTTATCCAACAGTAGAATTGCCtcctattcttcttcttcttctctgccATTGTATTTATTCTCAAATAATAAG GTTGGTAGCTTAAacataaagaagaaaaatacaACTGACCAAAAAATGAGGCCATTGAGAGTCTCAAGTGATGATGATGTGCCTTTTCCCCGTGATTACGATGAGTTACTTGCCCAA GCCAAAAAAGCAACTCAATTGGCTTTCATAGACGGTAAACAACTCATG GAGATTGAATTCCCCACTGCTGGACTTCAATCTGTACCAGGTGATGGTGAAGGTGGCATAGAAATGACTGAGAGCATGCAGTTCATTCGTCGGTTTTGTGATCGCTTTGTGATTCCTGAGAAAGCTTCACGAACCCGAGTT TTTTTCCCTGAGGCAAATGAAGTTGAATTTGCAAGAGAATCCGTCTTTGAAGGATCTTCACTTAAGTTGGATTATTTAACAAAGCCGTCGTTTTTTGAGGATTTTGGTTTTGTCGAGAAAGTGAAAATGACGGATCGGGTGAAGCAAGAAGATGAACTGTTTCTTGTCGCCTACCCGTATTTTAACGTCAATG AAATGCTTGTGGTGGAAGAGCTCTACAAAGATGCTGTTGTCAACACAACAAGAAAACTCATTATTTTCAATGGAGAACTTGACCGTATAAGATCGGGCT ATTATCCACCATTTTTCTATCCTAAGCTGGCCGCTCTTTTGAAGACGCTCTTTCCGGTGATGGAGACTGTGTATTACATTCACAACTTCAAGGGACTCAAAGGAGGAACTCTTTTCAG GTGCTATCCAGGACCATGGAAAGTtataagaaaagtaaagaatGGAAGTATATGTGTGCATCAGCAGGAAGTTATGCCATCTCTTAAGGAAGTTGCACTTAATATTCTCCCATCAGCTTGA